In Planococcus sp. MB-3u-03, the DNA window ACGGCTTTGATATTATCCATCCGAAAGCGGACATCAGCCAGAGAGCGCGGAAGTTTTTGATGGAGTCTTTTAAATATGTGACAGAACATTATTTTGTTGAACAGAAGAACTGATGGAGATGAAAGCCCGCCGGAAAATCGTTTGATTTCCTGGCGGGCTTTTGTCATTTCACTACTTCCAACTTTACCTTATGGAGGAAATAGCTCTAGTTTTATTTACATAATGTCCAATATAATAATTTATTTAATAAGTTAGAATTATTTTATAACTTAAACCAAAAGTTTTGACTGGGGGGAGAAAGATGAAGGGGATGGAAGAAACTGAAGACTGGCGTTTTAAAATTGCCAATCGGGAAGCATTGATCGGTGTAGCGTTAGCGGTCTTCAATTTTATCTGGTGGTTTGGTTTTGCTTATGGTTTAGGATCGCGGCCAGTCGAAGAATATACGTATGTGTTCGGGCTGCCTAGCTGGTTCTTCTACAGTTGTGTGGTAGGATTCGTCACGATTGCCATATTGGTTATCATAGTTGTTCGCTTTTTCTTTAAAGAAGTGCCGTTTACAGAAGAGGGGGATGAGGTATGAACTGGCCTGTAATAATTCCGATGCTAGGGTTTCTGGTGATTATCTTCTTTATCGGTATTTGGTCTAGCCGAAAAACAGCCGCTTCTGGTGATGGCTTTATTCAAGATTATTTCCTGGGTGGTCGAGAGCTAGGCGGATTTGTTCTAGCGATGACTATGGTAGCCACTTATGGAAGCGCTTCCAGTTTCTTGGGTGGCCCAGGTACTGCCTATACGATGGGCTTTGGCTGGATTTTGCTAGCCATGTCCCAAGTAGTGACGGGTTATTTCGTATTAATGATTTTAGGGAAGAAATTCGCCATTTTGGCGAGGCGCTATAACGCGATCACTTTAGTGGATTTTTTGAAGATGCGCTATCAAAGTACAGCGGTGGTTCTGTTGTCTGCTTTTGCAATCATCGTTTTCTTGTTCTCCGCAATGGCTGCCCAATGGATTGGCGGAGCGCGCCTTGTCGAGTCATTAACCGGGATTTCCTATAATACCGCGTTGTTCATATTTGCCATTTCAGTATTGGTTTATGTAACAATCGGTGGATTCCGTGCAGTAGCTGTGACGGATGCGGTACAAGGTGCTGTAATGGTAGTAGGGACTTTCGTGCTTCTTGTAGCTGTAATCATTGCGGGAGGCGGCATCCCGAACATTATTGGAGATTTAGTCAGCGAGAATCCGAATCTAATCACCCCGTATGGGAATGAAGGAAATCTATCGAAAGCATATGTATCGTCTTTCTGGATATTAGTCGGGGTCGGGGTTGTGGGCTTGCCGCAAATTGCGGTTCGTTCCATGTCTTATAAAAGCTCTGTCTCGATGCACCGAGCGTTGATTATCGGAACTATCGTGACTGGGATCATCATGCTCAATATGCATTTAATCGGGGTCTTTGCACGGCCAATCCTTCCAGGGATTGAAGTAGGGGATACGGTGATTCCACTTATTTCAATGGAAGTTTTGCCGGCCTGGCTTGCCGGGGTTGTGCTTGCTGCCCCAATGGCTGCCATTATGTCGACCGTGGATTCTTTACTGATCCTGGTCAGTTCGACTGTAGTAAAAGATGTGTATTTAAACTACATTAAGCCGGACGCCTCGATGAAAACCGTTAAACGGGCAAGTTTCGGAGTAACGGCAGTTCTGGGGATTATCGTCTATATGTTAGCGCTGAACCCGCCGGATCTTTTAATCTTCCTGAACCTTTTTGCTTTCGGTGGTTTGGAGGCGGCATTTATTTGGCCGATCGTCATGGGGCTTTACTGGAAATACAGCAATAAATACGGGGCCATTGCTTCGATGATTATGGGGATATCAAGCTACATAGGCCTTCATTTCTATAATCAGGCGAACGGCAATTTGTTCGGCCTCCATACAGTGGCTTTGCCGGTTCTCCTATCGTTTTTAGCATTTGTCATAGGAAGCCTGGCATTCGAGCGGAAAGCATATAGCTTTAAACAAGCGAGAAAGGAGCAATTAAAACATGAATACGCGACTGAAGAGTGATTCTTATACAAGAGACCGCAAAGCGGTAATCGAATTGACACAACAATTGGTACAGATTCCGAGTGTTTATAGAGGTGAAGGTGTAGAAGGCGGCAACGAGGAAAAAGTAGCGAATTACGTCGCCGAGCATTTAAAGGGAATTGGAATCGAGACGCATATTGAAGAAGTCGTTCCAGGACGGCCAAATGTGATCGGCATCATTGATTCTGGAAAGCCAGGAAAAACTTTATTGTTTGAAGGGCATACGGATGTCGTGACGGAAGGAGACCGCAAGGCTTGGAAATACGATCCGTTCGGTGCGGAAATTGTGGATGGCCGCATGTATGGACGAGGCACGAATGATACGAAAGGAAATCTGGCGTGTATGATTACAGCGGTCCACTCGATTTTACAAGATGAAGAAGAATTCAGCGGCAAAATCATCTTGTGTATTCCTTGTGATGAAGAAGGCCTCATGCTTGGTATCAAACATTTCATAAAGCAAGGGTGGGCAAAAGGTGTAGATGGTGCCATTATCTGTGAGCCAGAAGAAAATAATGTATGCATCGCGCAACGGGGTGCCATTCGTTTACAAGTTGATTTTCACGGAAAAATGGCCCACGGCGCAATCTCTTGGAGCGGTATCAACCCGAATTGGCGCTTGGCACGTTTCATTACGAAAATAGAAAAACTTGAAAAGGCTGAGACAAAACGCCTCGGGGAAGACCCTTATCTAAAATGGCCTTCGATAACCCCCACGATTATCCAGTCCCCTGTAACTGGAGATGCACAGATTAATGTCATCCCTGACCATTGCCGCTTGACGCTCGATATCCGCACGGTACCGGAGCAAAATCACGACATATTGCTCCAAACAATCGAAGGAATCGTTTCTGATATGAAAGCGGAGGATTCGGATTGCCGGATCGATTTGACGGTACTCGATAATCGCCCACCCACCGCAACAGCTAAAGAAGATGAAGTGGTAAAGGCAATCTATGGCGCGGTTGAGGAAATTACCGGCAAGGAACCTATTTACAACGGGGTGCCAGGAGCAACGGATGGAACTTTCCTACACATGGAGGGCATTCCTATTGTCACCATTGGTGCTGGAGATCGTGAAATTCCTCACCAACTCAATGAATATGTAGACATTGAAGAACTCGCTGAGACTACGGCCATCTTTAAAGAAGCCGCACTTCGATTCTTGAATGGGCGGGTGTAAACAGAATGGGGTCATATAAAATTGCTATCATCGAAGGAGACGGTA includes these proteins:
- a CDS encoding YhdT family protein; protein product: MEETEDWRFKIANREALIGVALAVFNFIWWFGFAYGLGSRPVEEYTYVFGLPSWFFYSCVVGFVTIAILVIIVVRFFFKEVPFTEEGDEV
- the panF gene encoding sodium/pantothenate symporter is translated as MNWPVIIPMLGFLVIIFFIGIWSSRKTAASGDGFIQDYFLGGRELGGFVLAMTMVATYGSASSFLGGPGTAYTMGFGWILLAMSQVVTGYFVLMILGKKFAILARRYNAITLVDFLKMRYQSTAVVLLSAFAIIVFLFSAMAAQWIGGARLVESLTGISYNTALFIFAISVLVYVTIGGFRAVAVTDAVQGAVMVVGTFVLLVAVIIAGGGIPNIIGDLVSENPNLITPYGNEGNLSKAYVSSFWILVGVGVVGLPQIAVRSMSYKSSVSMHRALIIGTIVTGIIMLNMHLIGVFARPILPGIEVGDTVIPLISMEVLPAWLAGVVLAAPMAAIMSTVDSLLILVSSTVVKDVYLNYIKPDASMKTVKRASFGVTAVLGIIVYMLALNPPDLLIFLNLFAFGGLEAAFIWPIVMGLYWKYSNKYGAIASMIMGISSYIGLHFYNQANGNLFGLHTVALPVLLSFLAFVIGSLAFERKAYSFKQARKEQLKHEYATEE
- a CDS encoding M20 family metallopeptidase, producing MNTRLKSDSYTRDRKAVIELTQQLVQIPSVYRGEGVEGGNEEKVANYVAEHLKGIGIETHIEEVVPGRPNVIGIIDSGKPGKTLLFEGHTDVVTEGDRKAWKYDPFGAEIVDGRMYGRGTNDTKGNLACMITAVHSILQDEEEFSGKIILCIPCDEEGLMLGIKHFIKQGWAKGVDGAIICEPEENNVCIAQRGAIRLQVDFHGKMAHGAISWSGINPNWRLARFITKIEKLEKAETKRLGEDPYLKWPSITPTIIQSPVTGDAQINVIPDHCRLTLDIRTVPEQNHDILLQTIEGIVSDMKAEDSDCRIDLTVLDNRPPTATAKEDEVVKAIYGAVEEITGKEPIYNGVPGATDGTFLHMEGIPIVTIGAGDREIPHQLNEYVDIEELAETTAIFKEAALRFLNGRV